A stretch of Prionailurus bengalensis isolate Pbe53 chromosome E4, Fcat_Pben_1.1_paternal_pri, whole genome shotgun sequence DNA encodes these proteins:
- the BRINP2 gene encoding BMP/retinoic acid-inducible neural-specific protein 2 isoform X3, whose amino-acid sequence MSSWQRNQLFPCGLKTLDSTLLLGIHPSHQSSAREFARWKVNNLALERRDFFSLPLPLAPEFIRNIRLLGRRPNLQQVTENLIKKYGTHFLLSATLGGEESLTIFVDKRKLSRKTETAGSAPVVGGSGNSSAVSLETLHQLAASYFIDRESTLRRLHHIQIATGAIKVTETRTGPLGCSNYDNLDSVSSVLVQSPENKVQLLGLQVLLPDYLRERFVAAALSYITCSSEGELVCKENDCWCKCSPTFPECNCPDADIQAMEDSLLQIQDSWVTHNRQFEESEEFQALLKRLPGDRFLNSTAISQFWAMDTSLQHRYQQLGASLKLLFKKTHRIVRRLFNLCKRCHRQPRFRLPKERSLPYWWNRIQSLLYCGESTFPGTFLEQSHSCTCPYDQSSCQGPIPCALGEGPACAHCAPDNSTRCGGCNPGYVLAQGLCRPEVAESLENFLGLETDLQDLELKYLLQKRDSRIEVHSIFISNDMRLGSWFDPSWRKRMLLTLKSNKYKPGLVHVMLALSLQICLTKNSTLEPVMAIYVNPFGGSHSESWFMPVNEGSFPDWERTNVDAAAQCQNWTITLGNRWKTFFETVHVYLRSRIKSLDDSSNETIYYEPLEMTDPSKNLGYMKINTLQVFGYSLPFDPDAIRDLILQLDYPYTQGSQDSALLQLIELRDRVNQLSPPGKVRLDLFSCLLRHRLKLANNEVGRIQSSLRAFNSKLPNPVEYETGKLCS is encoded by the exons GGAGTTTGCCCGTTGGAAAGTAAACAACTTGGCTCTGGAAAGGAGGGACTTCTTCAGTTTGCCATTGCCTCTTGCCCCAGAATTTATCCGGAACATCCGCCTCCTCGGAAGGAGACCCAACTTACAACAGGTTACTGAAAACCTGATAAAAAAGTACGGCACTCATTTCTTACTTTCTGCCACCCTTGGAG GAGAAGAGTCCCTAACCATTTTTGTGGACAAGCGGAAACTGAGCcgcaagacagagacagcaggaagTGCACCTGTAGTTGGGGGCAGTGGGAACAGCTCTGCCGTGTCCCTGGAGACTTTGCACCAGCTGGCAGCCTCCTACTTCATCGACAGAGAGAGCACTCTGAGGCGGCTGCACCATATCCAGATAGCCACGGGGGCCATCAAG GTCACGGAGACCAGGACGGGCCCTCTGGGCTGCAGCAACTACGACAATCTGGACTCAGTCAGCTCTGTCCTGGTACAGAGTCCGGAGAACAAAGTGCAGTTACTGG GCCTACAGGTGCTGCTGCCCGACTACCTGCGTGAGCGCTTTGTGGCGGCGGCACTCAGCTATATCACGTGCAGCTCTGAGGGGGAGCTCGTCTGCAAGGAGAATGACTGTTGGTGCAAGTGCAGCCCCACCTTCCCAGAATGCAACTGTCCGGATGCTGACATCCAGGCCATGGAGGACAGCCTGCTGCAGATCCAGGACTCTTGGGTGACTCACAACCGGCAGTTTGAGGAGTCAG AGGAATTCCAGGCCCTGCTGAAAAGGCTGCCTGGAGACAGGTTCCTGAACTCCACAGCCATCTCCCAGTTCTGGGCCATGGACACCAGCCTTCAGCACCGCTACCAGCAGCTGGGAGCCAGCTTGAAATTGCTGTTCAAGAAGACCCACCGGATTGTCCGCAGGCTCTTCAACCTCTGCAAGCGCTGCCACCGGCAGCCTCGCTTCCGCCTGCCCAAGGAGAG GTCCTTGCCCTATTGGTGGAATCGCATCCAGTCCCTCCTCTACTGTGGAGAAAGCACCTTCCCCGGCACCTTCCTGGAACAGAGCCACAGCTGCACCTGCCCCTATGACCAGTCTTCCTGCCAGGGCCCCATCCCCTGTGCCTTGGGCGAAGGGCCCGCATGTGCCCACTGTGCTCCGGACAACAGCACGCGCTGTGGGGGCTGTAACCCAGGCTACGTGCTGGCCCAGGGGTTGTGCCGGCCAGAGGTGGCCGAGTCCCTGGAGAACTTTCTGGGGCTGGAGACAGACCTGCAGGACCTGGAGCTGAAGTACCTGTTGCAGAAGCGGGACAGCCGCATCGAGGTGCACTCCATCTTCATCAGCAACGACATGCGTCTGGGCAGCTGGTTTGACCCTTCCTGGAGGAAGCGCATGCTGCTCACGCTGAAGAGTAACAAGTACAAGCCTGGGCTGGTGCACGTGATGCTGGCCTTGTCCCTGCAGATCTGCCTCACCAAGAACAGCACCCTGGAGCCTGTCATGGCCATCTACGTCAACCCGTTTGGGGGCAGCCACTCTGAGAGCTGGTTCATGCCCGTGAATGAGGGCAGCTTCCCCGACTGGGAAAGGACTAACGTGGACGCAGCTGCCCAGTGCCAAAACTGGACTATCACCTTGGGGAACAGGTGGAAGACCTTCTTTGAGACAGTCCATGTTTACCTACGGAGCCGAATCAAGTCCCTGGATGACAGCTCCAATGAGACAATCTACTACGAGCCCCTGGAGATGACCGATCCCTCCAAGAACTTGGGCTACATGAAAATCAACACCTTGCAGGTCTTTGGCTACAGCCTCCCCTTTGACCCGGATGCTATCCGGGACTTAATTCTCCAGTTAGACTACCCGTACACTCAAGGTTCCCAGGACTCTGCCCTCTTGCAGCTTATAGAGCTTAGGGACCGGGTAAACCAGCTCTCTCCCCCGGGCAAAGTCCGGCTTGACCTTTTCTCCTGCTTGCTCCGGCATCGGCTCAAGCTGGCCAACAACGAGGTGGGCAGGATCCAGTCCTCCCTGAGGGCTTTCAATTCCAAGCTGCCAAACCCTGTGGAGTATGAGACAGGCAAACTGTGTAGCTAA